A region from the Anaerolineae bacterium genome encodes:
- a CDS encoding YajD family HNH nuclease, producing the protein MKKEEFRNKALKIFPWVCGKCGREFSGKKLRELTVHHRDHNHGNNPPDGSNWELLCIYCHDNEHSRFLEAEWQNTPDSDTEERPAANHTPFAGLGKLLRVSVHQREKDEAE; encoded by the coding sequence ATGAAAAAAGAAGAGTTTCGAAATAAAGCGCTGAAAATTTTCCCGTGGGTCTGCGGAAAATGCGGCAGGGAGTTTTCCGGCAAAAAACTGCGCGAGTTGACGGTCCATCACAGAGACCATAATCACGGGAACAATCCGCCCGACGGCAGCAACTGGGAACTGTTGTGCATCTACTGCCACGACAATGAGCACTCTCGCTTCCTGGAGGCCGAATGGCAGAACACTCCGGATTCTGATACCGAAGAAAGACCGGCGGCTAATCACACCCCTTTCGCAGGCCTCGGCAAACTGTTGCGTGTGTCTGTCCATCAAAGAGAGAAGGACGAAGCAGAATGA